The DNA sequence TCCACTATTATGAATATTAACATTTAGGTGTGATTGCTCACAACACTATACAATTATACTTATACAAAATTCAATATTTATACAAACCTACACTTGTAAATAGAAAGGTATGGTGTTACTATTTAATAGGATTATTTCCATTGTAGGTTTACTTGTTTTTGCGGAAATTAACGGTTGGGTTGCAATAAAAAATGGAATACGGAATACACATAGGTATCTGAAGTATCAATAtttgttttgtgttttattaGGTACGTACCTATAACAGACCTATAAATTCTACACGTTCTAGCTAAAACCCGTTTCGTGCCTGTATAGTAGGTACGCCTTGTAGACCTATATACAATATGCAAATATTTTATCTTTAGATGAAACGAGAATACATAACAATacatatagtaggtacataataataagGCACACTTAATTATTTCATACCTAACCAAAGCAGTAACTGAAACAATTGAAGATGGGTACTTAATTCATTTATGAATTATGCCGCACTGGGAGTAGAATTAACCACGTCACTTGGAACAGTTGGGTTCAAAGGAATCACTGTTAAATTGTGCGTTACGGAGAAACACGGGTTAATGGGATCCCGAACGTCACCCGACTCCACCGTGCAGTTTAACGTGCCATTGTTAGGGCCATTAGCGTCACCGGAAAGCATTAATGCCGAAGGTTGATTCGCAAGAGTGACACTTTCGTTTGCAATGTCCGTCCCATTATTAAGAACCTCAGGCGGCTCGGTCACATTATTTTCTGCGGCTGTTCTAAGCAAAATAGAACATGGAATTGCTGTCGCAAATTCTCTACCTGCCTTTGTTACAACTGTGACAATGCATTCTGTCTTATCGTCGGCGTTTGCGTCTTGTGCCTTTTCCTTTACGTCTGCCTCGGGCGTGAAGGAAGTAGCAATTGCACAAGGAATACCCAGTACTTCCGTTGCATTAGGGCTGCTTATAGTTAAAGTGCAATTAACCAAGTCTCCCAGTATCGGGTCTACCACAGGCTCTGTACTATTATTTGGCGCAACCGCCACTGGTTGCCCTCTGTTGTCGTAAATAACTGTATGGTGATGGTGGCCAGTTGATCGCGCCAAATTCCATAAAGCTAAACCGGTTAAAAGTGTTCCCACTCCGGCACCCGCAATACCAACACCTTTAAGTGCACTGCTAGTGCGACTTCCACCGCCGAAACCTCTATTTCCGAAGTAACCAGGCATTTGAGACCCGTATCCGTTGAATCCAGATCCTCCGTAACCACCATGACCGCCGTAACCTCCGTAATGTGCTCCTGGATTCGAATATGCCGGCGGTGGAGCCTGTGGATGGTAGTTGTTACCGTAATTGTTTGTTCCATAGTTTCCTCCGGGTTTGTATCCAGAATACGGAGGGGGTGCAGCCTGGTATGGGGGTGGAGCTACGCCTGAACCAGGGTACTGCGCACCGCCAGCCGCGGAGTAAGGTGGAGGAGCTACTCCAGAAGCATGACCTGACGATGGGCTGTTACCAGAAAGGCCATTTGAAGGAGGATAACCGCCATTACCTGATAGCCCAGTACTAGCTGGATAGCCGCTACCAGGTGGCTTATTAGCTTGTTGCGGCGCGTTGCTCCTTTGAACACTTTCTTGCGCGGGATAACCATGCCCACTGTTGCCTGACATTCCATTTGCTGGAGGCTGGCCCCCGCTTCCTGATAAACCATTGCCGGCTGGATAACTGGGCTTGTTGTTTGCCGGTTGGGCTTGAGAGCTTGTTGCCTGCTTTGGTTGCGTATTACCGCCAGAAAGACCGGTTTGACTCGATGGGTACGAATGGGTTTTACTACCAGTTGGAGTAGACTGTTGCCTCTGTGTCTGCGTCTTGCGTTGAGCAGGTTTTTCTTGCCATCCGAATAGCGATGGTTTCGGGGCTGAGGGCTGAGGGTTGCTGAATGAAGTAGGTGCAGGTTGGGGGGCTGTTTTCCCTCTCGACGAACTTCTCGAACCGGAGCCTGAACCCCGACTTTTACCCGTTTTCTTTCCTTCCACACATAATAACACCACCAAAAACAACGTAATCACTATCGTTATTTTCATTTTCGTCGCATGAGTAATCTTGATTACTGGTTGTCAGTTAGCTACGTGTCACCGAGGACTGTCCAACACGCGGTTACACAAAGCAATGGCCTGACACAATCTGtatttcgatcgttacgactgGGAGGTCATTTGTTGGCACTTGGTAGTTGTTCACAACACCACGCTATCGACCTAACTACGTAGGGAGGTACGAGTGAATTTATACCCGTATACAATGTAGGTAAGTTCGTATAGATACATGATGTGTATTAAGAGAGACCCACGCAATAAAGACAAATGCTTGGAATCATATGACAGACTTTTGTATTGTAAAACGACGGCTTACCTTCTTTACATTTAGCatcaaggattttttttttgtttataacctCCTAGTGAGGTAAGCCGTCGTTTTACaaggtacataattattgtaaatatatgatatataatataatataatattttattttatttttttagatgaaATACATAGCCGGGTCATAGCAAAGCAAGATACCAGAATACACGAgagataagtaggtattactcTACCTTCTAGTAGATTTTAGAACCTGAGAACGTTCTACAATAAGGGTCATCAATCCATTTATCAATTGACACAAGATCTACAAAGTACCACAACAGGATAACATTCATTACGGCGGGACCGAAGAACTGGATAAGCCACTTTGCACCTTGTGGTAGGTGCAAGAAAAGTATAGAAATGCGTATCGACCGTATCAACGTCCTCATGGTCATCAACCATCTGTAATCTGATGTTTTCTCGACCGACACATTTTAACATATAGCTGATCTACCTaacatacttttattttattagcatcCGGTTACGCAGCGTAGGTAATACACAAGTTGTGTACCtataactagtaggtacttaattaataatGCGACTTCTACATTGTTACACAGGTATCAATGGCATGATACTTTAGAAGTTACGAGTATCATTATCGTGGCATTGTCATAGCCATCTCAAATTAAATGATGACTCATGTTAAGACGTGTCGTTCCCAACACGAATGTTGGTCGGCAGAATCTTACCAGTGCCACGACCAAGTTTAACCAGGAGCATTttttgagggtactttcaattaacagtttaggtaaaaatattgtaatttatgGAATACGATTAtattatcagaatggaaatttgacaataaattcatttaaaaccaaaattttaattgcttatatttaaaaaaaagaaatcaatGTAAGTACTTAGAAAGTACAGTACTCTAGAGCAGAaatgtatcattttctgcacacgtTTTCGAACAACATACGACCCACTTTCAGAGCAgaaaaatttcataataaaaagaaaGCAGGAAAACATGCAATAATTATAACGGCTGGACAATATAATTGCGCATCAAATCAAAGAATGCAATCAGATATCTTTGTCCCGTATTATTGGCAGTGCTTTCCTTATCAAACATATAAGTGCTTTGTCCATACTTACGATATAAATCGTAGGGTAACCGCGGGTAAAACGGACCACTACtttgttacatatacctactgcAGACACTGCAGTAGGTATGCAATTATACAGATAATGCGGCAGGCATGTTGTATTCGTATTTATGCAACGACCTAAACAAACATAGGtgttactagagttagaccgaggtatgtctgcaacgattttgatagcacacgcagtgcacatgttatttatacgctatataaaataacacttgcactgcgtgtggcgtgtgctatcaaaaccaTCACAGACGtatctcggtctgactctattcaATAGAATAGATTCGGTAATAACCGAATCTGTTCACGTAATTCGAATTACGTGAATAAAAGGGATCGTgtaagtttttagtttttgtctTAGATTATAGTTATACTCtgtgtaatatatatatatactagcttttgcccgcagcttcgcacgcgcaggagttttttaatattgatttttttttatgaattttgtaaaatcctttcttagtggacccctagacatTACAAGGaatctacttgccaaatttggactttctagtcccagcggtttgggctgtgcgttgatttaagtcagtcagtcaggtctttcacgtttacatatatagatatagttatccatgccgtaatcggcaacggcgaccctagctaattacgagcgtgagctctgatatggctggcaaagcttttaaaaactctatcgcaggtggggcagtaaagttgaccagaattattgtaagtataattatagGAGGGTTTCGGCCGGGATTTACGTATCTGACGTTTCGCATCAAGATCAGTGAGGCTGTGTAATAGTCAGGTAAAGTTAGTATAACATTTATAAATCAATTTTgaattaagtaataataatttaggCTGCACAAAAGACGCGGCGATGTTAACGATTACGATACGATACTTAAAATGTAGAAAtgcatataattaataaattttatgGGACAATCATACACACACCCCCTAATAAGTCATACAGTATGcttaataaggcttgtgttatactagacgacgatgtttataatatatagataaatatagaAATACATAGATATTTAACCTCGTAATTCCAtagaacacacaaataaatgccttcagCTTCGTAagcaaaaaatacattttaacataTTGTTTTCTGACTAACCATATGGTGGGTAAACGCATACAGTACCTACACCTATTGTTAAGATTACCAAACCATCAATATTTTCCTAATCTTCGAGCCACTTAGCTTTCATCTACCTATCTCCTTATGTACCAGCGCCGCTTTACCTTATATTATCAAGTAAGATATTTTACCTTAGATTCCCCTCTTATCTCATACGTCATGTCAGATCAGATAATGTAATTAAAAGCCAATTAGATTTATTTTCCTGACCAGTATGTTCTTAGCTACTCACCAATACATATAgccaaagttataaaataaatatgtttttatatttccTCTTTGCGCTTGTGGCGACAAGCTTAGCACGACCGCCCCATTTCGAAGTAAGCCTAGATGTTTCGATAGCAAACGAAAACGCGAGAACTCCTGCTCCACTGAACGTGATAACGGTGCCAACGAATTGTCCTGCGGGTCAGGAATATATCAATGGAGCATGCCGTGATGTTTGGAGAGCAGAAATTATTGACAGGACTCCTGCTCCACTAAATATGATAACCGTTCCAACCAATTGTCCTGCAGGTCAAGAATATATCAATGGAGCATGCCGTGATGTTTGGAGATCTGCGAATAATGGCAGAACCCCCTCTCCATTGAATGTAATAACCGTGCCAACAAATTGCCCTGATGGTCAGGAATACATCAATGGAGAATGCCGTGATGTTTGGAAAGCAGATAATATTGACAGAACCCCTGCTCCACTGAACGTTATAACGGTGCCTACGAATTGCCCTGCAGGTCAAGAATATATCAATGGAGCTTGCCGTGATGTTTGGAGAACTGACAATATTGGCAGAACCCCCTCTCCATTGAATGTAATAACCGTGCCAACAAATTGCCCTGATGGTCAGGAATACATCAATGGAGAATGCCGTGATGTTTGGAGAGAAGAAATTATTGACCGGACTCCTGCTCCACTAAACATGATAACCGTTCCAACGAATTGTCCTGCGGGTCAAGAATACATCAATGGAGCATGCCGTGATGTTTGGAGAGCAGAAATTATTGACAGGACTCCTGCTCCACTAAACATGATAACCGTCCCAACGAATTGCCCTGCTGGTCAAGAATATATCAATGGAGCATGCCGTGATGTTTGGAGAGCAGAAATTATTGACAGGACTCCTGCTCCACTAAACATGATAACCGTTCCAACGAATTGCCCTGCTGGTCAAGAATATATCAATGGAGCATGCCGTGATGTGTGGAGAGCTGAGAATAATGGCAGAACCCCCTCTCCATTGAATGTAATAACTGTGCCAACAAATTGCCCTGATGGTCAGGAATACATCAATGGAGAATGCCGTGATGTTTGGAGAGCTGACAATAATGGCAGAACCCCCTCTCCATTGAATGTAATAACCGTGCCAACAAATTGCCCTGATGGTCAGGAATACATCAATGGAGAATGCCGTGATGTTTGGAGAACAGATAATATTGGCAGAACCCCTGCTCCACTGAACGTTATAACGGTGCCTACGAATTGCCCTGATGGTCAGGAATACATCAATGGAGAATGCCGTGATGTTTGGAGAATAGACAATATTGGCAGAACTCCTGCACCTCTGAATGTGATAACTGTGCCAACGAACTGCCCTCCTGGTCAAGAATATATCAATGGAGCATGCCGAGATGTTTGGATCAAAATTAATCCAAAGTGAGTaactacaatttaaataaatcccgTTTTCTTTCATGTTTGAGTGTAGAATTGTATAGTTCATCCCATATGGGCTATGGCATTAAAATTAACACGGAAGCTTATAAGGGAACCGCAAAGTTATTGACCGATTAattgatatttgatatccaCTTCTCAGTGAGACTTTAATTTTGGTGTATAATAGATAGGTATAACAGCACATACATAACATACCATATGATGCCTCATTCTTTAGCTATAATGCACCGCACTCGTTGCATAATATGACACTTAAGTAGGTAAAAGAGAGAGAGCATAAAGACATCGACTAAATTCTATTGTTTgcctatattttattaaacatatACCTAGTGCCGATATATCATCGGCATCAACATACAAAGTAATCTATCATTTTtcattgacatttaaatattCTTATCATTATCAGCTACATGGaacaataataataggtatatcaCATACCTACCTCAATAtgtgtttgttgtttatctGTACGATCTATGTTAAGTGACGTTatatatgaaaagggaccttgtcgatggcggttacgccattattaacgactctccgatataaatacaatgccgcgcaactttgtgcggcgtaagcgccatcgacaataaggtcccttttcatagataatgccccatttatatGATGTTAAGAGAGGCATTATCTGAGTCATGTTGACTGCGACACAATATACGTACATTACCTATCCTATAGCATGTTCGCCCTTAATAAGAGTTTTCTTATCGTTTTAGATTTTCACTTTTAGAAAAATCAGCCACTGAAGTTGAAGATCATCCAAATCAAGAAATGGTGGAACTAGTCAATATCCTCGATTATTTTTCGAGAAATGTTATAAGTGTGCCTAACCAATGCCCGGCGGGATATGCACCAGACGCGCTTGGTGTTTGCAGAGAGATTTGGGTGCTATAAGATTTATTGACTctgttgttaaaataaaaagcaaaattattggtatctacctacttacccaaattttaataaataatcctGCTAAAAATGACTTTCTACGTTATTATTGGTAATATTCGGTTATTAAGGTCCAGTTTAGAATATTTTTTACCTTTACTCTGAA is a window from the Cydia amplana chromosome 6, ilCydAmpl1.1, whole genome shotgun sequence genome containing:
- the LOC134648831 gene encoding uncharacterized protein LOC134648831, whose product is MKITIVITLFLVVLLCVEGKKTGKSRGSGSGSRSSSRGKTAPQPAPTSFSNPQPSAPKPSLFGWQEKPAQRKTQTQRQQSTPTGSKTHSYPSSQTGLSGGNTQPKQATSSQAQPANNKPSYPAGNGLSGSGGQPPANGMSGNSGHGYPAQESVQRSNAPQQANKPPGSGYPASTGLSGNGGYPPSNGLSGNSPSSGHASGVAPPPYSAAGGAQYPGSGVAPPPYQAAPPPYSGYKPGGNYGTNNYGNNYHPQAPPPAYSNPGAHYGGYGGHGGYGGSGFNGYGSQMPGYFGNRGFGGGSRTSSALKGVGIAGAGVGTLLTGLALWNLARSTGHHHHTVIYDNRGQPVAVAPNNSTEPVVDPILGDLVNCTLTISSPNATEVLGIPCAIATSFTPEADVKEKAQDANADDKTECIVTVVTKAGREFATAIPCSILLRTAAENNVTEPPEVLNNGTDIANESVTLANQPSALMLSGDANGPNNGTLNCTVESGDVRDPINPCFSVTHNLTVIPLNPTVPSDVVNSTPSAA
- the LOC134649139 gene encoding uncharacterized protein LOC134649139; its protein translation is MFLYFLFALVATSLARPPHFEVSLDVSIANENARTPAPLNVITVPTNCPAGQEYINGACRDVWRAEIIDRTPAPLNMITVPTNCPAGQEYINGACRDVWRSANNGRTPSPLNVITVPTNCPDGQEYINGECRDVWKADNIDRTPAPLNVITVPTNCPAGQEYINGACRDVWRTDNIGRTPSPLNVITVPTNCPDGQEYINGECRDVWREEIIDRTPAPLNMITVPTNCPAGQEYINGACRDVWRAEIIDRTPAPLNMITVPTNCPAGQEYINGACRDVWRAEIIDRTPAPLNMITVPTNCPAGQEYINGACRDVWRAENNGRTPSPLNVITVPTNCPDGQEYINGECRDVWRADNNGRTPSPLNVITVPTNCPDGQEYINGECRDVWRTDNIGRTPAPLNVITVPTNCPDGQEYINGECRDVWRIDNIGRTPAPLNVITVPTNCPPGQEYINGACRDVWIKINPKFSLLEKSATEVEDHPNQEMVELVNILDYFSRNVISVPNQCPAGYAPDALGVCREIWVL